The following is a genomic window from Bosea sp. RAC05.
CTGCCCGCCCTGCTGATGGCGCTGCCGCTCTTCGCCGCCTATGGCGCCGGCATGTGGGCCGGCACGCATGGCTTCCGCCTCGCGAACGAGGGAACCTTCCGCCGCATCGCCTATGCGGTGATCTTCCTCAGCGCGCTGGTCAGCCTGCCGCTGTGGGACGGGTTCGTGGGGCGGTAGGAGGCACCTCACCCGTCATTGCGAGTGCAGCGAAGCAATCCAGGGGCAACACGCAATCCGTCTGGATTGCTTCGCTGCGCTCGCAATGACGGGTGAGGCGCAATCCTCAGCCCAGCTTCGCCATCACCTCGTCGGAGATCTCGTAGTTGGCGAAGACGTTCTGGACGTCGTCGTCATTGTCGAGCGCTTCCATCAGCCGCATCATCGACGCGGCCTTCTCCTCGTCGAGCGGGGCCGAGGTCGTCGGCCGCCAGACCGGCTTGGCTGAGGCCGGCGCGCCGAGCGCCGCTTCCAGCGCCTTCGAGACCTCGTTCAGCGCATCGAAGGCGCACAGGATGGTGTGGCCGGTCTCGTCGGAGATGACGTCGTCGGCCCCGGCCTCGATCGCCGCTTCCATCAGCTTGTCGGCGTCGCCGGCTGCGAGCGGATAGGCGATCTCGCCGACGCGGTTGAACATGAACGAGACCGAGTTGCTCTCGCCCATCGCCCCGCCCGCCTTGGTGAAGTAGGAGCGCACGGCCGATGCGGTGCGGTTGCGGTTGTCGGTCAGCGCCTCGACGATGACGGCCGCCCCGCCCGGCCCGTAGCCCTCGTAACGGACCTCGTCATAGTTATCGCCCTCGCCGCCGGCGGCCTTGTTGATGGCGCGCTGAATGTTGTCCTTGGGCATGTTCTCGGCGCGTGCGGCGAGCACCGCCATACGCAGGCGCGGGTTCATCGCCGGGTCGGGCATGCCCATCTTGGCGGCGACGGTGATCTCGCGCCCGAGCTTCGAGAACAGCTTGGCCCGCACGGCATCCTGCTTGCCCTTGCGATGCATGATGTTCTTGAACTGGGAATGACCGGCCATGGAACCCGAACCTCTGCTGCCTTCTCGTGTTTTCGGCGCCGCCGGCGGGGCCTCGAGCGTCCCCGGCGGGCAGACCGGCCTTATAGGCGCCGCCTTCGCCGCCGCGCAAGCGAGGCCGTCCGCGGTTCGTCCGGAATGCAAGGGGATTTGCAGGACCACAGCAACCCGACGTTAAGTCATGGCGCGCCATAACGGGGGTCGCGGCGAACCCGCTTCGGTTCGCCCCCAGCCTGTTCTTCGGACACCGATGACCACCGATTCCAGCAAGCTCGTCGCAGAGCAGGAGGCGCGGTTTCGCGCCTTCCAGATCGACGAGGCGGACATCGCCGCCTTGCGCCCTTACGGCGACATGGCCCGTTCCCGGTTGCCGGCCCTGCTGGACGACATGCAGGGCGCGCTCGCGCCCTGGCCCGAGACCGCCCGCGCCTTCGAGAATCCCGAGGTCAGGACGCTGCGGCTCGCGCATTGGACGCGGCTCGCCTCCGGCCAGCTCCGGGACGGCTTTCTCGAATCGGCCCATCGTCTCGCCTCCGCCTTCCATCGGCTCGAGGTGCCGGCCTACGGCATCGCCATCGACCACGCGCTGGTGACCCACCGCATCGGCACCGAGCTCGGGCTCGACCGGCTGGCGCTGCAGGCGCTCGGCTGGTGGAAGAGCAAGGAGCGCAACCGGCGCATCGCCGCCCGCTCGGCCCTCAACAAGAGTGCCGCGCTCGATCTCGAACTGCTGCTGGAGACCTATGCCCGCATCCAGCGCGAGGCGCATGAGCTGACCCGCACCGAGATCGACGGCTTCCAGGCCAGGGTCCGCCGGGTCGTCGACACCGTCAGCAGCGGCGCCCGCCGGGTCGAGACCCTGGCGGCGACGATGAACGCCATCGTCAAGGACACCGGCGCGCAGGCCATCATCGCGGCGCGGGCCTCCGACGACGCCTCGGACAACGTCCAGAGCGTCGCCAGCGCGACCGGCGAGCTGACCGTCTCGCTCGACCATGTCGCCCTCGAGGTCCAGCAGGCCGCCAGCATGGCCCACAGCGCCAATGCGGCGGCGCTCAAGACGGACGTCATCGTCAAGAGCCTCGCGACCTCGGCGCAGACCATCGGCTCCATCGTCGAGATGATCCGCGACATCGCGGCGCAGACCAATCTGCTCGCCCTCAACGCCACGATCGAGGCCGCGCGCGCCGGCGAGGCCGGCCGCGGCTTTGCCGTGGTGGCGACCGAGGTCAAGCAATTGTCCGCCCGTACGGCGCAGGCCACCGACGAGATCGCGGCCCAGGTGCCCGCCATGCAGGCGGCGACGCATGAGGCGGTGCAGGCGATCGGCAGCATCGTCGCCTTCGTGCGCCAGATGCACGACACCACCGCCACCGTGGCCGGCGCGCTCGAGCAGCAGCGCTGCGCCACGCAGGAGATCGCCCGCAGCGTCGACCTCGCGGCGGTGGGGACGCAGGAGGTCGCGCAGACGGTCTGCGGCGTCAGCGAACTGGCCGCGGCGGCCGGCGGCAGCGTCGGCGAAGTGCTCGGTCTCGCCGGCACGCTGGCCGAGGAGGCCGCGTCGCTCGCGGCCGCCTTCGAGAGCCTGGTGCAGCGCGCCAACGCCGCCTGAGGCGGCGGCGGACGAGAGGCCTCAGGCCTCGTCCCAGGGCGGCGCCGACGGCGCCAGATGCGGCCCGATCCGGACCGGAAACACCGCCCTGGCGAGCCCCGTTGCATCGTCGATCTCGACCGCGATGCCCGACAGCGTCCCCACCCCGCCGGCTGCCTCCAGCCGGGCGCCCGGCGTCTTCTGCAGGAAGCGCCGGATCGGCTCGTCCTTCTGCATGCCGAGCACGGAATCATAGTCGCCGCACATGCCGGCATCGGAGAGATAGGCCGTGCCGCCCGGCAGGATGCGCGCATCGGCGGTGGGCACATGGGTGTGCGTGCCGACCACGAGGCTCGCGCGTCCGTCGAGGAAATAGCCCGCCGCCTGCTTCTCGCTGGTCGCTTCCGCGTGAAAGTCGACGATCACCGCATCGGCGACCTCGCCCAGCGGGCAGGCGGACAACTCCCGCTCGAGCGCCTGGAAGGGGTCGTCGAGCGCCTCCATGTAGATGCGGCCCATGACGTTGACGACGAGCACCCGCGCGCCGTTGCGCGCCTCGATCACCGCCGCCCCGCGCCCGGGCGTGCCCTTGGGATAATTGGCCGGCCGCACCAGCCGGTCCTGCCGCTCGATGAAGACGAGCGCCTCGCGCTGATCCCAGGAATGGTTGCCGAGCGTCACCGCATCGGCACCCGCCGCCAGCAGCTCGTCGCAGATCGCCTCGGTGATGCCGAAGCCGCCGGCGGCGTTCTCGCCATTGATGACGACGCAGTCGAGCTTCCACTGCTCGCGCAGCCGCGGCAGGCGCTCCTGCACCGCGACCCGCCCGGGGCGGCCGACG
Proteins encoded in this region:
- a CDS encoding YebC/PmpR family DNA-binding transcriptional regulator, producing the protein MAGHSQFKNIMHRKGKQDAVRAKLFSKLGREITVAAKMGMPDPAMNPRLRMAVLAARAENMPKDNIQRAINKAAGGEGDNYDEVRYEGYGPGGAAVIVEALTDNRNRTASAVRSYFTKAGGAMGESNSVSFMFNRVGEIAYPLAAGDADKLMEAAIEAGADDVISDETGHTILCAFDALNEVSKALEAALGAPASAKPVWRPTTSAPLDEEKAASMMRLMEALDNDDDVQNVFANYEISDEVMAKLG
- a CDS encoding TIGR00282 family metallophosphoesterase gives rise to the protein MRFLFLGDVVGRPGRVAVQERLPRLREQWKLDCVVINGENAAGGFGITEAICDELLAAGADAVTLGNHSWDQREALVFIERQDRLVRPANYPKGTPGRGAAVIEARNGARVLVVNVMGRIYMEALDDPFQALERELSACPLGEVADAVIVDFHAEATSEKQAAGYFLDGRASLVVGTHTHVPTADARILPGGTAYLSDAGMCGDYDSVLGMQKDEPIRRFLQKTPGARLEAAGGVGTLSGIAVEIDDATGLARAVFPVRIGPHLAPSAPPWDEA
- a CDS encoding globin-coupled sensor protein encodes the protein MTTDSSKLVAEQEARFRAFQIDEADIAALRPYGDMARSRLPALLDDMQGALAPWPETARAFENPEVRTLRLAHWTRLASGQLRDGFLESAHRLASAFHRLEVPAYGIAIDHALVTHRIGTELGLDRLALQALGWWKSKERNRRIAARSALNKSAALDLELLLETYARIQREAHELTRTEIDGFQARVRRVVDTVSSGARRVETLAATMNAIVKDTGAQAIIAARASDDASDNVQSVASATGELTVSLDHVALEVQQAASMAHSANAAALKTDVIVKSLATSAQTIGSIVEMIRDIAAQTNLLALNATIEAARAGEAGRGFAVVATEVKQLSARTAQATDEIAAQVPAMQAATHEAVQAIGSIVAFVRQMHDTTATVAGALEQQRCATQEIARSVDLAAVGTQEVAQTVCGVSELAAAAGGSVGEVLGLAGTLAEEAASLAAAFESLVQRANAA